A portion of the Bacillus thuringiensis genome contains these proteins:
- a CDS encoding ABC transporter permease encodes MFKLIQNEFLKLHAKKGMYILIGVIAALEILGTLAMLKWGKGDEFKGSYLDYANSEIGLIVLFTTIFGITLAARTITDEFQKGTIKQLLIRPRKRLAVLFSKYITVLLAMLFIVLAGMLIAMIIGGIVMDGSKTELTLGIVMKSTLYQLLSPFFFATLAFFLANVFRKSVLPLIITMFLFFLQGAINMVLIMFAKGVAKFVVFNHLDLRAYDSNKLINGGMEPTFTEFTFTTSLLLVAAYFVVLLVASSALFQKRDVL; translated from the coding sequence ATGTTTAAATTAATTCAAAATGAATTTTTAAAGTTGCATGCGAAAAAAGGTATGTATATTTTAATTGGTGTCATTGCGGCACTCGAAATTTTAGGTACTTTAGCAATGTTGAAGTGGGGAAAAGGTGATGAGTTTAAGGGATCATATTTAGATTATGCAAACTCAGAGATTGGCTTAATTGTTTTATTTACAACGATTTTTGGGATTACACTTGCTGCCCGTACTATTACTGATGAGTTCCAAAAAGGTACAATTAAACAATTGTTAATCCGTCCAAGAAAAAGACTTGCAGTTTTATTTTCTAAATATATTACAGTGTTATTAGCAATGTTATTTATCGTATTAGCTGGTATGCTAATTGCAATGATTATTGGCGGTATTGTAATGGATGGTAGTAAAACAGAATTAACGTTAGGAATCGTAATGAAGTCCACTTTATATCAACTACTTTCACCGTTCTTTTTTGCAACACTTGCATTTTTCCTAGCAAATGTCTTTAGAAAGTCTGTATTACCATTAATTATTACGATGTTCCTATTCTTCTTACAAGGTGCAATTAATATGGTATTGATAATGTTTGCAAAAGGTGTAGCGAAGTTTGTAGTATTCAACCATTTGGATTTAAGAGCTTACGATAGCAATAAATTAATCAATGGTGGAATGGAACCAACATTTACAGAATTTACGTTTACAACTTCATTATTACTTGTAGCGGCATACTTTGTTGTGTTACTTGTAGCATCAAGTGCATTATTCCAAAAACGTGACGTATTATAA
- the nrdF gene encoding class 1b ribonucleoside-diphosphate reductase subunit beta, with protein sequence MRAVNWNKKEDDFSLMFWKQNIAQFWTEEEIAVSSDKNTWVQLSKEEQIAYKRVLGGLTLLDTKQGGEGMPLVLVHLENLQAKSVLAFMGAMEEVHAKSYSHIFTTLATEEEIDDIFDWVDNHPLLEKKAGIITGYYRRLLKPEVTKKELYMAMVASVFLESYLFYSGFFYPLYLAGQGKLTASGEIINLIIRDESIHGVFVGILAQQIFAELSAEEQQEVQKETQELLMELYEIEMAYTEEIYTSIGLVEDVNRFVRYNANKGLMNLGLEPKFEEEEINPIVLNGLRTDTKNHDFFSVKGNGYVKATNVEKLADDDFVFNF encoded by the coding sequence ATGCGTGCGGTAAACTGGAACAAAAAAGAAGATGATTTTAGTTTAATGTTTTGGAAGCAAAACATCGCTCAGTTTTGGACAGAAGAAGAAATTGCGGTTTCGTCTGACAAAAATACTTGGGTGCAATTATCGAAAGAAGAGCAAATTGCTTATAAGCGTGTATTAGGTGGTTTAACACTTTTAGATACGAAACAAGGTGGCGAAGGAATGCCACTTGTACTTGTTCATCTTGAAAATTTACAAGCTAAAAGTGTATTAGCTTTCATGGGAGCTATGGAAGAAGTACATGCGAAGAGTTACAGTCATATCTTTACAACGTTAGCTACTGAAGAAGAAATTGATGATATTTTTGACTGGGTAGACAATCATCCATTACTTGAGAAAAAGGCCGGTATTATTACTGGTTACTATCGTCGTTTGTTAAAGCCCGAAGTAACGAAAAAAGAGCTATATATGGCAATGGTAGCAAGTGTGTTCTTAGAAAGTTATTTATTCTATAGTGGATTCTTCTATCCGCTTTACTTAGCTGGTCAAGGAAAACTAACAGCAAGTGGTGAGATTATCAACTTGATAATTCGTGATGAGTCAATTCACGGCGTATTCGTCGGTATTTTAGCACAACAAATCTTCGCAGAACTTTCTGCAGAAGAGCAACAAGAAGTGCAAAAAGAAACACAAGAGTTATTAATGGAACTATATGAAATTGAAATGGCCTATACAGAAGAAATTTACACTTCTATCGGTCTTGTAGAAGATGTAAATCGTTTCGTTCGTTACAATGCGAATAAAGGGCTTATGAACTTAGGACTTGAGCCGAAGTTTGAAGAAGAAGAAATTAACCCAATCGTTTTAAATGGTTTACGTACAGATACGAAAAACCATGATTTCTTCTCTGTAAAAGGAAATGGTTACGTAAAAGCAACGAACGTTGAAAAGTTAGCTGACGATGACTTCGTGTTTAACTTTTAA
- a CDS encoding GntR family transcriptional regulator gives MKIEFSPNIPIYIQVMEYIKKEIVTGHLLPGDKIPSVRELASELQVNPNTIQRTFQELERDGVVVTRRGMGRYVTNEGEKIMELRKEMAKELLHSFIDGMDNLGFSEEEILTILRSSLHEKREESQ, from the coding sequence ATGAAAATAGAGTTTTCTCCAAATATACCAATTTACATTCAGGTAATGGAATACATAAAAAAAGAGATCGTAACAGGACATTTATTGCCTGGTGATAAAATTCCCTCTGTCCGTGAATTAGCGAGTGAATTACAAGTGAATCCAAATACGATTCAGCGTACATTTCAAGAGCTAGAACGGGATGGAGTTGTTGTAACACGTAGAGGAATGGGACGGTATGTAACGAATGAAGGGGAGAAAATTATGGAGCTGCGAAAAGAGATGGCGAAAGAATTACTTCATTCTTTTATAGATGGAATGGACAATTTAGGTTTTTCAGAAGAAGAAATTCTTACAATTCTTCGTTCTTCATTACATGAAAAGAGGGAGGAGAGCCAATGA
- a CDS encoding SseB family protein, whose product MEQISVKKLEEVLVVAGDDKQKQKEFYELLLSTEFYVAGSLEAEDGATEGILRLRHFQGEGRWIVPFFTQMEFVKDVLPEGTPLITIRGKELFGSIEKDATAVLNVGTDISKTFIPEEIADIASGRIFNYYK is encoded by the coding sequence ATGGAGCAAATTTCAGTAAAGAAATTAGAAGAGGTACTTGTTGTAGCAGGGGATGATAAACAGAAGCAAAAGGAATTTTATGAATTACTCTTATCTACTGAGTTTTATGTTGCTGGTTCACTAGAAGCAGAGGACGGGGCAACAGAAGGAATACTTCGTTTGCGTCATTTCCAAGGAGAAGGTAGATGGATCGTTCCGTTCTTTACACAAATGGAATTTGTAAAAGATGTGTTGCCAGAAGGAACGCCCCTTATTACGATACGTGGGAAAGAGTTATTTGGTAGCATTGAGAAAGATGCTACAGCTGTATTAAATGTTGGCACTGATATAAGTAAAACATTTATTCCAGAAGAAATTGCAGATATCGCATCTGGACGAATTTTTAATTATTATAAGTAA
- a CDS encoding NAD(P)H-dependent flavin oxidoreductase gives MFTSRVTDILKIEYPVVQAGMAGAITTPELVAAVSNSGGLGTLGAGYMSPEQIREAIYRIRELTDKPFGVNLLVTKEIQIEEEKINEAKVLLSGVNRELGIEVEGTLKLPKSYKEQLQVLLDEKVPVVSFAFQTLEKEEINALKRSGIKVIGTATHVKEAKVLAELGVDIIIGQGSEAGGHRGTFIGEERDAMIGTFALIPQLVEAVPHIPIVAAGAVMSGQGLVAALALGAEGVQMGSAFLTSEESVTHDVYKEAVLHSTDTSTTVTRAFSGKYARGIRNEFIERHEGKEEGLPMYPVQNVLTSKIRQEAAKQNKEEYMSLWAGQAASLARIESAQHVVERVMKEAENAIEQLQNIYKKTT, from the coding sequence ATGTTTACAAGTCGAGTAACAGACATATTAAAAATTGAGTATCCAGTCGTTCAAGCCGGTATGGCAGGCGCGATTACGACGCCAGAACTTGTTGCAGCAGTAAGTAATAGCGGAGGATTAGGGACGCTTGGAGCGGGCTATATGAGCCCAGAACAAATTCGTGAAGCGATTTATAGAATAAGAGAACTAACAGATAAGCCTTTCGGTGTTAATTTACTTGTAACGAAAGAGATACAAATAGAAGAAGAGAAGATAAATGAGGCGAAAGTATTACTAAGTGGAGTGAATAGAGAATTAGGTATAGAAGTAGAGGGGACGTTAAAGCTTCCAAAAAGCTATAAGGAACAATTACAAGTGCTATTAGATGAAAAAGTACCGGTCGTTAGTTTTGCATTTCAAACGTTAGAAAAAGAAGAAATAAATGCTTTAAAAAGAAGTGGAATAAAAGTTATCGGAACAGCTACCCATGTGAAGGAAGCGAAAGTACTTGCTGAGCTAGGAGTAGATATTATTATCGGGCAAGGTAGCGAAGCAGGAGGGCATAGAGGAACGTTTATTGGGGAAGAACGAGATGCTATGATTGGTACGTTTGCGTTAATACCTCAGTTAGTAGAAGCTGTTCCGCATATCCCAATTGTCGCAGCAGGTGCTGTAATGAGCGGGCAAGGGCTTGTTGCGGCATTGGCACTAGGAGCAGAAGGTGTTCAAATGGGATCGGCCTTTTTAACAAGTGAAGAGAGTGTTACGCACGATGTGTATAAAGAAGCGGTTTTACATAGTACAGATACGAGCACAACTGTAACTCGTGCGTTTTCCGGGAAATATGCACGGGGTATCCGGAATGAATTTATAGAGAGACATGAAGGAAAAGAAGAAGGGCTTCCGATGTATCCAGTGCAAAACGTATTAACTTCTAAAATACGCCAAGAGGCAGCGAAGCAAAATAAGGAAGAATATATGTCACTTTGGGCAGGACAGGCAGCATCGTTGGCACGAATCGAATCAGCTCAGCATGTAGTGGAGCGAGTTATGAAAGAAGCGGAGAATGCAATCGAGCAATTACAAAATATATACAAAAAGACCACTTGA
- the dltD gene encoding D-alanyl-lipoteichoic acid biosynthesis protein DltD yields the protein MNKAKFGPMLLALALFAVFLLIPTRFLLPLLSDEKVEQAATSLKEEKIQSMILQQKMLADPKYLPMYGSSEFARMDAFHPSNYFKVKPEGFTPFLLGRGGTQDIVHVLNFASTMDQLKDKKMVFVLSPQWFVPQGIDETHFAPNFSKQQGYHFIFNNDLKPEMKKQIAKRLLNFEIVKKETLLKISLEGIAYDDTKYKVKALAAKPFAYIYRNILDRKDLFTAMFNIKPHKEKLDPSLKQMNWEEARKHADQTGAVESGSNEYGIEDDYFNSKIKKKLKQREGYLKNDAYDQSPEYEDLQIVLDLLKQSGAKPLFISVPVKGPWYDYAGFPKERREAYYKKVHEQIEKAGYPIADFSNHEYDKYFLKDHMHLGWKGWVYIDEAIQQFYKAN from the coding sequence ATGAACAAAGCAAAATTTGGTCCGATGCTTTTAGCATTGGCCCTTTTTGCTGTATTCTTACTTATTCCAACGCGCTTTCTACTTCCACTTTTAAGTGATGAAAAAGTAGAACAAGCTGCTACTTCTTTAAAAGAAGAAAAGATTCAAAGTATGATTTTACAGCAAAAGATGTTAGCAGATCCAAAATATCTTCCGATGTACGGTTCATCGGAATTCGCACGTATGGATGCTTTCCATCCATCTAATTATTTTAAAGTAAAGCCTGAAGGATTTACGCCATTCCTTCTTGGACGCGGCGGAACACAAGACATTGTACATGTGTTAAACTTCGCATCTACAATGGATCAATTGAAAGATAAGAAAATGGTATTCGTTCTTTCTCCGCAATGGTTTGTACCACAAGGTATTGACGAGACGCACTTTGCACCTAACTTTTCAAAACAACAAGGTTACCACTTCATTTTCAACAATGATTTAAAACCTGAAATGAAAAAACAAATTGCAAAGCGTTTATTAAACTTTGAGATTGTAAAAAAAGAAACTTTATTAAAAATTTCGCTTGAAGGTATCGCTTATGATGATACGAAGTATAAAGTAAAAGCACTTGCTGCTAAACCTTTCGCTTATATTTATCGTAATATTTTAGATCGTAAAGATTTATTTACAGCTATGTTTAATATTAAACCGCACAAAGAAAAGCTTGATCCTTCATTAAAACAAATGAACTGGGAAGAGGCTCGTAAACATGCGGATCAAACAGGTGCAGTAGAATCTGGATCTAATGAATACGGTATTGAAGATGATTATTTCAATAGCAAAATTAAGAAAAAATTAAAGCAACGTGAAGGTTACTTAAAAAATGATGCTTATGACCAATCGCCAGAATATGAAGATTTACAAATTGTACTTGATTTATTAAAACAATCTGGTGCAAAACCACTCTTCATTTCTGTTCCTGTAAAAGGTCCTTGGTACGACTACGCTGGCTTCCCGAAAGAACGCCGCGAAGCATACTATAAGAAAGTTCATGAGCAAATTGAAAAAGCTGGTTATCCAATTGCCGACTTCTCAAATCATGAATACGATAAATACTTCTTAAAAGATCATATGCACTTAGGTTGGAAAGGCTGGGTTTACATCGACGAAGCCATCCAACAATTTTATAAAGCAAACTAA
- a CDS encoding CPBP family intramembrane glutamic endopeptidase, translating into MHYAFSRIRLRSFFGWMIIGVFLTMIPLSLANVSENTMEVISQITVFFVFPLLWLYVKTNKNNVVFNSFFDKPGRLSWGLIVLATIMGMIFSVGISQIQFYILAHTLPNFLVTMLEDGNVINTSNVYMTIFTFISACVLAPIMEEVIFRGFFLQRMAHKWGIKKAVIISSIIFGLGHFDVIGAFMFGVVMCLLYIKTKNIWTNIAVHALNNLIATSMQFFGGEESGTISITELQAQSNLWIGIGLTVVGLLWLIPYVWKQWRIVKEVGVPPVRFINEQKVESASHENEVYSQVIVTDRLMAIELPDEAVNKLRLEESDYVTVSVEEDKIVIKKAHNR; encoded by the coding sequence ATGCACTATGCATTTTCACGTATAAGACTACGTAGTTTTTTTGGATGGATGATTATAGGGGTGTTCCTTACAATGATTCCATTAAGTCTAGCAAATGTTTCTGAGAATACGATGGAGGTTATTTCACAAATAACTGTATTTTTTGTATTTCCGTTACTTTGGCTATACGTAAAAACAAATAAAAATAATGTTGTATTTAACAGTTTTTTTGATAAGCCAGGACGTTTATCTTGGGGATTAATTGTATTAGCAACGATAATGGGGATGATTTTTTCAGTTGGCATATCTCAGATTCAATTTTACATATTAGCACATACGTTACCGAATTTCTTAGTTACTATGCTAGAAGACGGAAATGTTATTAATACGAGTAACGTATATATGACGATATTTACTTTCATTTCAGCATGTGTGTTAGCACCTATTATGGAAGAGGTTATTTTTAGGGGATTTTTCTTACAGCGAATGGCTCATAAATGGGGAATTAAAAAAGCTGTAATTATATCTTCAATTATTTTTGGCCTAGGACATTTTGATGTTATTGGTGCGTTCATGTTTGGTGTCGTTATGTGTCTTTTATACATAAAGACAAAAAATATATGGACGAATATAGCTGTGCACGCTCTAAATAATTTGATTGCAACAAGTATGCAATTTTTCGGTGGAGAAGAAAGTGGTACAATCTCAATTACTGAATTACAAGCGCAAAGTAATTTATGGATTGGTATCGGTCTTACAGTTGTTGGATTACTATGGTTAATTCCTTATGTTTGGAAACAATGGCGTATAGTAAAAGAAGTTGGCGTGCCACCAGTACGTTTTATAAATGAGCAAAAAGTAGAGAGTGCATCACATGAAAATGAAGTGTATAGTCAAGTGATCGTAACCGATAGATTGATGGCCATAGAGTTACCAGATGAGGCTGTAAATAAGCTTCGGTTAGAAGAAAGTGATTATGTAACAGTATCTGTAGAAGAAGATAAAATCGTTATAAAGAAAGCACATAATAGATAA
- a CDS encoding DUF3913 family protein, with the protein MKIWFYEKTAQLDDLLGIWDNVPTIPRIGEKVEILKTVRTVTDIKYVKNGNNFRVEIITN; encoded by the coding sequence TTGAAAATCTGGTTTTATGAAAAAACGGCACAATTAGATGACTTGCTTGGTATTTGGGATAATGTTCCAACCATCCCGCGAATTGGTGAAAAAGTGGAGATTTTAAAGACGGTCCGCACTGTTACAGATATTAAATATGTAAAGAACGGTAATAATTTTCGTGTAGAAATTATTACAAATTAA
- a CDS encoding Lrp/AsnC family transcriptional regulator, which translates to MQLDRVDRKILNELYNDSRLSMRELAKRVNLSAPSTSERVRKLESEGVIQKYTIDIDYKKAGLVLDCILEITLKNGDTTRMQQFIQSYPSASFCYRVTGSLCYIVKISVPSLVELEEFINDVSSYATTVSHIVLSEVSLTPDIEHIFPED; encoded by the coding sequence ATGCAATTAGACCGTGTTGATCGAAAAATTTTAAATGAATTATATAATGATAGTCGCCTTTCGATGCGTGAATTGGCTAAACGAGTAAACTTATCTGCTCCGTCTACTTCAGAACGTGTTCGTAAGCTCGAAAGCGAAGGTGTTATTCAAAAATACACAATTGATATTGATTATAAAAAGGCAGGACTAGTTTTAGATTGTATTTTAGAAATCACCTTAAAGAATGGTGATACAACACGTATGCAACAATTTATTCAGTCTTATCCATCTGCAAGTTTTTGTTACCGAGTAACAGGAAGCTTATGCTACATTGTAAAAATTTCTGTTCCTTCACTCGTTGAACTTGAAGAATTTATCAATGATGTTTCTTCATATGCAACGACAGTTTCTCATATCGTATTATCAGAAGTATCTCTTACTCCTGATATTGAACATATCTTCCCAGAAGATTAA
- a CDS encoding ABC transporter ATP-binding protein, which yields MGNVVVKLENVRKRIGGTEIIRGLSFEVREGEVYGFLGPNGSGKTTTIRMMTGLISMTEGDITICGHSIRSEREKALEQIGAIVENPELYDYMTGMQNLKHFANMAITPISKERIAEIVKLVELEHAIHKKVKTYSLGMKQRLGIAQALLHQPKILILDEPTNGLDPAGIRQIRDYLQRLAKEENIAVIVSSHLLSEIELMCDRVVIIKQGEFVQEYNLHEKVKHDEAVVVAFEVDEAQKANEIIKGKAKGNVIVASVTKDNIPQLVKKLVHADVLVYGVTVQNKTLEDEFLAITGGVKA from the coding sequence TTGGGAAACGTAGTAGTAAAGTTAGAGAATGTTCGAAAAAGGATTGGTGGAACGGAAATTATTCGTGGTTTATCATTTGAGGTTCGTGAAGGAGAAGTATACGGATTCCTTGGACCGAACGGTAGCGGTAAGACGACGACGATCCGTATGATGACAGGTCTTATTTCAATGACAGAGGGCGATATTACGATTTGTGGACATAGTATTCGCTCGGAGCGTGAAAAGGCACTAGAGCAAATTGGAGCGATTGTAGAAAATCCTGAACTATATGATTATATGACAGGAATGCAAAACTTAAAGCATTTTGCGAACATGGCCATTACTCCAATTAGTAAAGAGCGGATTGCTGAGATTGTAAAGCTTGTTGAATTAGAGCATGCGATTCATAAAAAGGTGAAAACATATTCACTTGGTATGAAACAACGTTTAGGAATTGCACAGGCATTACTTCATCAGCCGAAAATCTTAATTTTAGATGAGCCGACAAATGGATTAGATCCAGCTGGTATTCGCCAAATTCGTGATTATTTACAACGTTTAGCGAAAGAAGAGAATATTGCTGTAATCGTATCAAGTCACTTATTGAGTGAAATTGAATTAATGTGTGATCGCGTTGTTATTATTAAACAAGGTGAGTTTGTACAAGAGTACAACTTACATGAAAAAGTGAAACATGATGAGGCAGTCGTTGTAGCGTTTGAAGTAGATGAAGCTCAGAAAGCGAATGAAATCATTAAAGGTAAAGCAAAAGGGAATGTAATTGTAGCATCTGTAACAAAAGACAACATTCCGCAACTCGTAAAAAAACTTGTGCATGCTGATGTGCTTGTATACGGAGTTACTGTTCAAAATAAAACGTTAGAGGATGAGTTCTTAGCGATTACTGGGGGAGTGAAAGCGTAA
- a CDS encoding cysteine hydrolase family protein, with the protein MTNQIALIMIDVQKAFQLPDWGERNNIFAEENMRILLEEWRKRKRPVFHIQHVNKENAQSMFYERAETVNFKEEVQPLLGEVVIQKFVNSAFIGTNLEERLRKNKCNAVVVVGLTTNHCVETTTRMAGNLGFTTYLVSDATATFNRKGLDGKEYSAEDIHNMTLVNLHEEFATIVKTKEVLKLF; encoded by the coding sequence ATGACAAATCAAATAGCACTTATCATGATCGATGTACAAAAGGCATTTCAATTACCAGATTGGGGCGAGAGAAATAATATTTTTGCTGAAGAAAACATGAGAATTTTGTTAGAAGAATGGAGAAAAAGGAAACGACCAGTTTTTCATATTCAACATGTAAATAAAGAAAATGCTCAGTCAATGTTTTATGAGAGAGCGGAAACGGTAAACTTTAAAGAAGAAGTGCAACCACTACTTGGTGAAGTGGTTATTCAGAAATTCGTTAACAGCGCGTTCATTGGGACAAATTTAGAAGAGCGATTAAGAAAGAACAAATGTAATGCAGTAGTGGTTGTAGGATTAACGACAAATCATTGCGTGGAAACTACGACACGAATGGCAGGGAATTTAGGATTTACAACATATTTAGTGAGTGATGCAACGGCTACTTTTAACCGTAAAGGTTTAGATGGTAAGGAGTATAGTGCAGAGGATATTCACAATATGACACTTGTAAATTTACATGAAGAGTTTGCTACGATTGTGAAGACAAAAGAAGTATTAAAATTATTTTAA
- a CDS encoding ABC transporter ATP-binding protein, giving the protein MTELLKIENLWKRYGLKAVIRELNIEITEGKIVGLVGDNGSGKTTLLKMIAGLQHPSEGSITIDGKKVGLQTKEIVSFMSDKPVFDDWMTVKDALFFYRDFYKDFDIQKAVDTIAEFKIPLEEKITALSKGMIEKLQIILTFSRKAKLYVLDEPLGGIDPLSREHVLDLILQFYREDCTILISTHLINEIENIFDEVIFLKDGEMVLYENVEEIRFQRGKAVHELFKEVFSK; this is encoded by the coding sequence ATGACAGAGCTATTAAAAATAGAAAACTTATGGAAGAGATACGGATTAAAAGCAGTGATCCGTGAATTAAACATAGAGATTACGGAAGGGAAAATCGTTGGGCTTGTTGGAGATAACGGGAGCGGGAAAACGACGTTATTGAAAATGATTGCAGGCTTGCAACACCCTTCTGAAGGTAGTATCACAATAGATGGTAAAAAGGTAGGATTACAGACGAAAGAAATCGTTTCATTTATGTCCGATAAGCCAGTCTTTGATGATTGGATGACTGTAAAAGACGCTTTATTTTTCTACCGAGATTTTTATAAAGACTTCGATATTCAAAAAGCGGTAGATACGATTGCAGAATTTAAAATACCGTTAGAAGAAAAAATTACAGCATTGTCAAAAGGTATGATAGAGAAGCTGCAAATTATTTTAACATTTTCTCGAAAAGCGAAGCTATACGTACTGGATGAGCCATTGGGCGGGATAGATCCTCTTTCTAGAGAACATGTATTGGATCTAATTCTACAGTTCTATAGAGAAGATTGTACGATATTAATTTCCACTCACTTAATAAATGAAATTGAAAATATTTTTGATGAAGTGATCTTTTTAAAAGATGGAGAAATGGTTCTATATGAAAATGTAGAAGAAATTCGTTTTCAGAGAGGAAAAGCAGTTCATGAATTGTTTAAGGAGGTGTTTAGTAAGTGA
- a CDS encoding carboxymuconolactone decarboxylase family protein — protein sequence MERISLSNVGDTKFQKLLGHNSDILHSWSKLEDTLYNKGTLSAELKEQVRRTLAYGNECPYCMAKGRPDDVQKAEEIGVAVTFAHTFVHDRKAIDDTMFHALKQYWTEKEIVELCAYVCFITASQQLGFLFQLQPN from the coding sequence ATGGAGAGAATTTCATTATCAAATGTAGGAGATACAAAGTTTCAAAAGTTATTAGGGCATAATTCGGATATATTACACTCGTGGAGTAAGTTAGAAGATACACTGTACAATAAAGGAACTCTTTCAGCAGAGTTGAAGGAGCAAGTGAGAAGAACATTAGCGTATGGGAATGAATGTCCGTACTGTATGGCAAAGGGAAGACCAGATGATGTGCAAAAGGCAGAGGAGATTGGTGTAGCCGTTACTTTTGCGCATACATTTGTTCATGACCGAAAAGCAATAGATGATACTATGTTTCACGCATTAAAACAATATTGGACAGAAAAAGAAATTGTAGAGCTTTGCGCCTATGTTTGCTTTATTACTGCGTCACAACAACTTGGTTTTCTATTTCAATTACAGCCAAATTAA
- a CDS encoding S66 peptidase family protein codes for MIYPNALKQGDTVMIIAPSGPPTIENVLKGVNVLKEMGLSVIIGKSVYEKYGFLAGSDQVRLDDIHEAFTNNEVKAIFCARGGYGSARLLPHIQYEVIRQNQKIFWGYSDITALHTAFSRYAKLITFHGPMIEELGKGIDSLSLSSFNQLFHPYSTILSASECIVPSSHSTVTSTLVGGNLAVLTSIIGSPYEINTDNTLLLLEDIGEEPYRIDRMLNQLLLSGKFNECRGVIFTSCHDCTPSKPSQSLQTILYEYFAPYHIPVLFDLPIGHISPNFGIPLGATATINTNNKTVSISSGIATPYSN; via the coding sequence ATGATTTATCCAAATGCATTAAAACAAGGTGATACAGTAATGATTATTGCACCATCTGGTCCACCTACAATCGAAAATGTATTAAAAGGTGTGAATGTATTAAAAGAGATGGGGTTATCCGTAATAATCGGGAAGAGTGTTTACGAGAAATATGGATTTTTAGCCGGAAGTGATCAAGTTCGGCTTGACGATATACATGAAGCATTTACAAATAATGAAGTGAAGGCAATTTTTTGTGCACGAGGTGGTTATGGAAGTGCTCGTCTTCTTCCTCACATTCAATATGAAGTTATTAGGCAGAATCAAAAAATCTTTTGGGGATATAGCGACATTACAGCTTTACATACTGCTTTTTCACGTTATGCAAAGCTTATAACATTTCATGGTCCGATGATTGAAGAACTAGGAAAAGGTATTGATTCCCTATCTTTATCCTCTTTTAATCAGCTATTCCATCCGTATTCAACCATTTTATCTGCATCAGAATGTATCGTACCTAGCTCTCACAGTACAGTTACAAGTACGTTAGTTGGAGGAAATTTAGCTGTGTTAACAAGTATAATTGGTTCGCCCTACGAGATAAATACGGACAATACACTTTTATTACTTGAAGACATTGGTGAAGAACCGTACCGCATTGACCGTATGTTAAATCAGCTACTTTTATCTGGAAAGTTTAATGAATGCAGGGGCGTTATTTTCACAAGTTGTCACGACTGCACTCCTTCAAAGCCATCTCAATCATTGCAAACAATATTATATGAATATTTCGCGCCATATCATATACCTGTCCTATTCGATTTACCAATTGGACATATAAGTCCAAACTTCGGTATTCCACTTGGAGCTACAGCGACAATAAACACGAATAATAAAACAGTCTCTATTTCTTCTGGTATAGCCACTCCATATTCAAATTAA
- the dltC gene encoding D-alanine--poly(phosphoribitol) ligase subunit DltC — translation MAEFKEQVLDILEEVCENDIVKENLDVQLFEEGILDSFAVVSLLVEFQERLDIEVSISDFDRDEWATPNMVIKKLEEIR, via the coding sequence ATGGCAGAATTCAAAGAGCAAGTATTAGATATTTTAGAAGAAGTATGTGAAAACGATATTGTGAAAGAAAACTTAGATGTTCAATTATTTGAAGAAGGTATTCTTGATTCTTTCGCTGTAGTATCTTTATTAGTTGAATTCCAAGAGCGTTTAGATATTGAAGTTTCTATTTCTGATTTTGACCGTGACGAGTGGGCTACACCAAACATGGTTATTAAGAAGTTGGAAGAAATCCGATGA